The window CTTTCAAGATCGTACACGCCTTTCTTCCCATACCGAGGCGGATACAAAACCCCGGTCTTGTTCGTTCTCGACGCCACTTGCATCTGCATGAGTATTCTCCTGCCAAGCATGCACAGATGGAATTCCGAATGAGCCGGCTGGAAGATACAACGTATCATGCAAGGTTTTAGCTTGAAAATCATTTATTAGTAGACGAAAACAAAAGAGGGACGAGGTGCAGGTATGCAGTTGCGTGAGAGAAAGTGTGAATGTACTGGGATCGTTCTAGTGAAAGAGTGTGTGTCTGTCTATAGATGTGCGCCGACAAGAGCGCGTTAAGGTCGTCAGGGGAGGCTGTTACATGCAAAGCCTGCGAGATGAGGTGCAAGAGCAACGATGAACGATGAACGATGAACGATGAACGTTGGATTCGCGACTGCGCCTTTCGCTTTTCGAGAGTCGGCTTTCAGCACTGGCCAAGCATCGAGTTGCCCGGGAACTTGGCACCGTACCCTCCTTTTTCTTTCGGCTCTGTCCAGGTCGTCAGGTTAGCGTTGTAATACACCTCTTTGTGCGCTTCAATGTACGCCGCAGTCGGGGCATTCTCCGGATCGCAACCGATGTTCTCCTCACCCTCGACTTGCCAAACCCTCACGTAATCGACCAGCATCTTCGCCGGCCAATTCAGATGACGCCAATCTACCGTGgtgaagctcgacgagatccCCAGGTTGAGCAGGATGTACATGGGTTCGTACGGGATAGGTCGTTGACTGATTTGGGTGCCTGCATCTGGACCAAGCGCTTTCGAGTTGAGTTGCCACATTGGTGCGCCGTCCAGCGTCCAGAGAATGTAAGAGTCAGGGTCGGAGCCCGGATTGTATTCGTATCCATAGGACGAAAATTGACCCAGCGTTTCTTGGTATGCGCCACGCTTTGTATAAACCAAACCagatgctgcttgttgcAGGGGCGAGCCGGTGTACGAGTTGAGCGCTGCATCGTCGGAGAAAAATTCGGTGGTGCCAGGTCCGTCTGTGAGGTTGTAACCCGTGTTGAAGGGGGCGATCTGCGCAGACATGGAGGCGTGACCGCGCGATCCACGCGTGTGAGAAGCGGCAGCTTCGATGATATCGATCTCGGGCGCTGAGCGACCAACCCACGTGCCATCGGCGTGGCGTGGTCCAGGGTGGTCATTCGAGCTGTTGCACGTGCATCGACTCAATCGCTGACCGGGAAGGTAGGAGAGATAAGGACCGTATTTCTCGACGTAGACACCCGTTGTTTGGGCAGCAATCGGTCCTGTACCGTTGACGTAGGTCTGATTGGGAAGCGTGCCAACATCGCACGAGTCGTACGTGTATGGCCACATTCCATCGGTGGAAGCACCGTACCCGGCACGCCCAAGGTTGCCCATCGTCCAAGCAGCCGGCCACAGACCAGCAACATCAGGTGCACCAGGTAGCACCATGGATACCTCAATATACCCACCGGTGAAGCAAAATTGGTTCCAGGATTGCAGCATTCCGCCCCTGAAATTCAGGTTGTGCGTCGGAACCTCGTCCAGCGTGATGACTAACGACCCATTCGCGGTGGTCACAGCGCTGGGATCGTACCACTCGTAATTCTCTGTTCCCCAATAATGCAGGTCTACCGCAGTCCAAAACGGATCGTCGCCAGGGTAGAAACTCCTCCCATCGCGATTGAATTCATCGCTAAAGACCAAGTTCATCTTCTTACCGGAGCCATTGAGCGTGGTGCGCGTCTTGACACTTTCGGGCGTATCCGGATCGATGAGGCCTCTGCCAATTTTCAGATCAGCCACCTGGCCGGTTGCGTTGGCACCGCCCAGATTGAAGCCACCTTTGGTCGACGCCTTGGATCTAGACAACCAAGAGATGACGGGGTAACCACCGAACAGCAGAATCAGGCCTAAACCGATGACAGTAAGCGTTCCGATGTTGAGAAGGCCACGCGGTGACAACATTTCCTTTGCACTAGATGCGTTGCGATACTTTTCCGCATCTGGCTCGTGGAGGTAGTCGTCCGGCTCCGATTCGGCATCGTAGTCGCCCCACATCTTGATATTGTGTGTAGCGCCAGTTGCTGACGGCGAACTGTTTAGGGACGCCTCGATTATGGATGCAGTTGCACCtccgagcttcttctcatCAAAGTAGGAAGTAGAGGGTGAAGCAGTAGCAGAGAGGGGAGTTCGAGGTCCATTTGTGAAGCTGCCTGGGGTGTACGGTCGACGTGGGCTATTGAGCGAGTAGATGGAGCTGGACGAATCGTCAATGTTGAGTACAGGTACTAGACCTGTGGAAAAGGCGTCGGTTCGTGCAGCGGGGTACTTGCCCTCTTGCGATacgaagctcgacgttgaaGAAAGGCCCTGTACATGACTGACACCTAGCCCACCTACAAGATGGTGTGCAATGGGGGGCTTGTACACAACTCCAGGCGAAGGAAGAGGGCTTGCTGCTTCCGATCGAGGCTTTGGCGACAGTCTGGGACCGCCTGCACTGCCGCGCTGTTCGGTGTGAGCGGGATCTTGCACAGGTATCGAAGTATCGATGTGAAGATGCTTAGGATTAGAGGCCTTCTTCATTACGAGGCTCGAGTTACGCTTCGAAGTAGAACCAAACAGGCCCAGGCCGTGCAAGACTTTGGAGAAGCGCTTagtggatgtggatggCGAGtcggcagcgacgagccTCTGGTTCTCCTGGACGTGATTGAATGCGGTGCTTCCAGGAACGTCGATGTAGATGTCTGGGCTATCGTACGTCGATCTAGCTATTGTGGGCGAATCTTGACCCGCGTCTTTGGGCGTCGATGTCTCTGCAGCGGCAGTCACGTCGAGCGAAGACCTTGAGGGAGTTAGATGAGCGAGTGAAGGAGAATCGAATggacgaggagcaagacgaggcGATGCTACAGCCGACAAGACCGAGGAAGCTCTGCTCTCCCTTTGGTGTTGTACCGTCGCCTGTGTCTGGCTATTACGCGATGGAGCGAGTGATGGCAGTGAGTCGAGATAAGGCAGACCTGACCCCGCGTTGCTGGGTTGATACGAGTCGAGCACTTCGCTGGtagagatggtggagatggtggaagagaaAGAAAGCGAGACGGGCAGTGCCACAGAGTTAGCATCCGATGTTGGTCGTGCGGCAGTTGTTTGATCGGATGAACCCTGGTCGGGTTGAGCTGATTGTGTCATGGTAGCCTTGGCGACACGCAGCCTCGTTTCTGCGAAACGACCCAAGGCTGGACAAGAGTGGCTGGAAGCCGGGAATCTTGCAGATCGTTGTCAAGAGGACGAAGTGAAACGGGAAGCGAAGGCGACCACAAAGGGGGAATCGCTcggtcgagcttgcagaaAGGCTTGGGATGATATAGCAATAGAATGCAACCAAGGATACAGCTAAGCAGATACGAAGCCAATACCACAGTGGCTCGGCGTTTGCTATGGTAAGGTCGCCTGCCAGACAAGCGAGAGGCTTGCAGAGGTATCAcatccgtgattgtgcTTCAcgttaatcacgaatcacgaatgcgcGACCTGAGCAATGCTGCAGAGATGCTTGGATGTAGATCATCTATATTTCACGGGACGGACGCAAAGTAAGGAACGAGCGGCGGTCAAGTCAAGCCCACAGCGGATCGCATTGCATCCGACTTGCGGCACgatcgtcaagctcgccatgCTATACGTCGACTGAATCAGCTGAACCAGCAGAACTGAAAGACTGATGCAATGGCAAAACGCTGCAGTCCGGACTAAGGCAGCGGACAGCTTTTGGACAGAACGGCGCACCAGAGAAGCCTGCCGATTTTGATCTGCTACACGGTTTGAAACTTGGAGGACGAGTGATACTGTTCTCATCTTCCTGTCTTGTCAGGACAAGCCCGGACAGGGTTAGGTAGCAACAGGTGAAGGAGCGGAGAGGCAAAGGAATGTGTGTTAATTGCGTTTGGGAACGcgccattcacgaatgtgcaTGCTAGGCTTCACGGCGTCGGAGTGTCAAAttttgctgcagctgcacagcTGCGAGCAACCGTGGCAGCTGTGTCGGATCGTCGCAAGACACCTGGGCAGCCGCACTGTGCTGCCATACTTGGGAAGAGGGGGCAATCTCGCGTCGTTGGTGAAACAGGCTCGACAGGGGACGGGGCTTTACCTCGCTTAGACAAGTGACAAGGTTCGTCGAGATGCACCGCATTCCGTTTATGATTGTCTAGGAATTGCCTTGAAGATAGCGCGCTGCTCTGGTATCTATACGCGTCTCTCTGGATGGGCTTGCATGGCTCACAGGCTGAACGAGCTTGAAaggcaagcacgaaggtgATGTACTGTATCTGGATCGGCGAACAGCCTTTAATGGCACTTTGGCTTCCGTGCTCAATCGCGTGGCCAGAGATAGTCCTCGGGCGGATGAGCGAGCAAAGATTCGCTTCTGTCGGTTTGCAGTTACCATCCCCGAGCTGCATATACGCGATCGTCCTTCCGCCTCCGTCCTTGCTTCCCTAGCTAGTCTGTTCTACTGAACACTATTGTGCGGTCAAATTTGCTTCATGTCCGTCGCAGGAGTGACATTACCTCTGGTTtcgactcgatcgtgtGGATATGCCAGGCATGTGTGCATCGGTGCGGAACGGCGGTAACACGAGACGCTGGTGCAAGGGGAGTAAGCCACGTGTGCATGTCAACAACGCGCTCTACAGctcagaatcacgaatcgccaATCGggaatcaccaatcacaaatcacaaatcgtgaacacaatcgtgaacgtgaatcgtgaatcgtgaatcgtggatcgtgaacACGGAATGTTTCTTGAACCCCATCTCGGAGTGCACGATGCACGAGGCTGTGATAtgccatcgtgaatcgcgcTGTTGCTTTCTGATGACGCGAAGGAAGAGGACACCTCTTGAAAGTAGGTGCAGATAGAGGGGCATTGTCAGGAGTAACGTTAAGTCTGCTTCTTTATAAACAGACATACTCAAATTGACAACCTGATAGAAGGGAAGTGAGATGCAACCCAGGGTTAAATCAGCTACACTCGAATCTTGAACACCATTTTTGATCTACGAATTTCTCAACGTCCAACATCTGTTCCCACCTTCCGTGTTCGTTATGATGAACGTTGCAATAGTGAATCGGCACGACATCGGGCTGAACAAGCCTCGACACTCGACCTACATCGGGAATCAAGAATGCGAGTCTGTGCTCTTGCGGTCCTGATCTTGCCAAGTTGGTTTCCTGCTTGTCCTCGACACTTGTGGTTCCTCCAACTTTGCACTCCGCTCTTGAAAGGACCGAAAAACTCACACCTGTGTGGTGGTACGTCTCCATGATCTTGCAATTCAAGTAGGTAAGCAAGTAAGCAAGCGTCCAAAGGAAGTCGCACAGTCAAGAGTGGTATTGTACGCTCGACCCCATACAATCATCGCTGACGATTGAGTCCAGCGCGAACTTTCATACTTGTGTTGCCTGCAGCCATGGAAGGTTGGATActgccttcttcctcctcgctgTCGCCTGTTGCTACCTCGCCTTCCTCTGTTTTTTGCCTCTTTCTCGGTGTGTTGCTGTTCGATGCGCTGGCAAGCATTAAGAATCCATCTGCCACTTCTCCTTCCTCATCCGATGCTGTGATCGCCGTGGAATCGCGCTTTCGCCGGGTCGAAGCTGTACTCGtcactgctgctgatggtCGGAAGGTTGGGGCGGAAGGGTTCAACGATGGTGCTGGTGCGTCTTGTGTTTCCACTGCAACGGTCCTACGCGGTGTCGAGCTACCGCTTGTGCTGGCAGCCAtgcctcgacctcgttCACcttcgtcttgctctcctTCCTCCGGCTCATCTGCTGGAGATACCTTTTGGGATTTGCCTTCTCCACCAACGCCGCTCTCCGAAGCATCATCCGCGTGAGCAGTAGTTGCTCCTTCGTTGGCCTCGccgtcagcatcgccatccgcCCTCTCTACCTCCCTCCTCTCCCTCTCGCCCACTTCGTATCCAACGTGGTTGCGCAAAGCACGGAACAG of the Mycosarcoma maydis chromosome 2, whole genome shotgun sequence genome contains:
- a CDS encoding putative glucan synthase subunit protein, translating into MTQSAQPDQGSSDQTTAARPTSDANSVALPVSLSFSSTISTISTSEVLDSYQPSNAGSGLPYLDSLPSLAPSRNSQTQATVQHQRESRASSVLSAVASPRLAPRPFDSPSLAHLTPSRSSLDVTAAAETSTPKDAGQDSPTIARSTYDSPDIYIDVPGSTAFNHVQENQRLVAADSPSTSTKRFSKVLHGLGLFGSTSKRNSSLVMKKASNPKHLHIDTSIPVQDPAHTEQRGSAGGPRLSPKPRSEAASPLPSPGVVYKPPIAHHLVGGLGVSHVQGLSSTSSFVSQEGKYPAARTDAFSTGLVPVLNIDDSSSSIYSLNSPRRPYTPGSFTNGPRTPLSATASPSTSYFDEKKLGGATASIIEASLNSSPSATGATHNIKMWGDYDAESEPDDYLHEPDAEKYRNASSAKEMLSPRGLLNIGTLTVIGLGLILLFGGYPVISWLSRSKASTKGGFNLGGANATGQVADLKIGRGLIDPDTPESVKTRTTLNGSGKKMNLVFSDEFNRDGRSFYPGDDPFWTAVDLHYWGTENYEWYDPSAVTTANGSLVITLDEVPTHNLNFRGGMLQSWNQFCFTGGYIEVSMVLPGAPDVAGLWPAAWTMGNLGRAGYGASTDGMWPYTYDSCDVGTLPNQTYVNGTGPIAAQTTGVYVEKYGPYLSYLPGQRLSRCTCNSSNDHPGPRHADGTWVGRSAPEIDIIEAAASHTRGSRGHASMSAQIAPFNTGYNLTDGPGTTEFFSDDAALNSYTGSPLQQAASGLVYTKRGAYQETLGQFSSYGYEYNPGSDPDSYILWTLDGAPMWQLNSKALGPDAGTQISQRPIPYEPMYILLNLGISSSFTTVDWRHLNWPAKMLVDYVRVWQVEGEENIGCDPENAPTAAYIEAHKEVYYNANLTTWTEPKEKGGYGAKFPGNSMLGQC